Within the Pseudomonadota bacterium genome, the region CTGTTGCCGGCAACAAACCGGAAGTGCGAACCGTCATTCTGCGAAGATTTTCGGAAGAAGAACGCACATTGATATGTTTTTGTGATGCCAGATCTCCCAAAGTTTCCCAGATACGGGATAATCCCAATGTGAGCTGGTTGTTCTATCATCCAAAAAAATGGCTGCAACTGCGTTTTTGCGGAACCGCTACCGTTCATATTGACAATGACGTAGCTGAATCTCAATGGAAGAAGTTACGCCAAACCAATAAAATTAACTACTGTACCGAAATGGCGCCTGGCTCGCCCACCAATAAACCTGATTCAGGTCTGCCGGATTTTGCCCGTGATAAAGCACTTAAACTGTTTGACCATTCGGGAGCCTATAAAAATTTTGCTGTCATTGTCTGCCGGTTTGATCAAATGGACTGGCTGTTGCTGAAACTTACAGGGCACATCCGGGCAAAATTTCATTGGGAAGATAATCGCATAAATGCATCATGGGTAATACCATAAGCATTACTGGCGGCATATAAAATGCCGCCCTACGTTTGATGAAATACCGAAGAGCTATGGCAGATAAGATGTAGGGCGGGATTTTACACAATATGCGCTATGTTAATTTATTAAGTGTATTTTTGAAAAAACGAATATAGAATTTCGAACAAGGAATTTCGAATTATAAATATTTTCATTTATCTCTTTTTCGATATCATATCGTTTCTCTTCCTTTAATATTCATTCCCCCTTAAAAAAGGGGGATTAAGGGGGTTGTTTCCTTGTTCGATCTTGTTTTAAAACCATCATTTACTTTGCGTTG harbors:
- a CDS encoding pyridoxamine 5'-phosphate oxidase family protein — encoded protein: MIFKKKEDISTLDDVLKSSWKELHKGVRNFRHPFYKPALTTVAGNKPEVRTVILRRFSEEERTLICFCDARSPKVSQIRDNPNVSWLFYHPKKWLQLRFCGTATVHIDNDVAESQWKKLRQTNKINYCTEMAPGSPTNKPDSGLPDFARDKALKLFDHSGAYKNFAVIVCRFDQMDWLLLKLTGHIRAKFHWEDNRINASWVIP